From Pseudorasbora parva isolate DD20220531a chromosome 14, ASM2467924v1, whole genome shotgun sequence:
ATCATCGAGAGCGTTCAACACCAGTACTTCTGACCTCCGAGAAATCTGTCAAGCCCTCAGAAATAGCCCAGGTTAAAGCCATTCCCAAGCCTTATTGTCCTCATTGCGACAACAGAGATCATTATCTCAATTCCTGTGATAAATTCAAGAGGTTGACCACCACCCAAATCGTCACATGGATCACAGAAGGTAAACGCTGTTGGAAATGTGGTCGCAATCATTCAGTGGACTCCTGTAACCTGAAGCGGCCATGTAAAGTCTGCAAAGAACTGCACCTTACTGTCCTACATGACTCTGTTAAAGATGCTTCAAGAGCTGTGCTTATGGTGAGTTTGCCATCCACACAAATCTATCTTGACAGACCTAACCGCTCGCAGAAGGTTATGCTTAAAGTTGTCAAAGTTCTCTTGCACAGTGGTGGGCAAACAATGGAAGCACATGCTGTTCTTGATGACGGCTCTGAAAGAACCATCATCCTTCCTTCTGTAATTCAGCAACTTGGGCTATGTGGAGATGCAGAGGTTCTCCCTCTACAGACAATCCAACAGAGTCATACCAAACTTGAGGGGTCCACAGTAACCTTAGAGATTTCTCCCATCACTAAACCGACGGAGAGGTATATCATCCGCAATGCCTTTACAGCCTCTGGTCTATGTCTTGCTGAACACAATTACCCAGTGGCAGCTCTGCAGAAAGCATATCGCCACCTGAAAGGTCTGCCACTACAACCCGTAGACAGAGTTAAACCTTTGCTACTCATAGGGTCTGATATGCCACACCTCCTGACTCCTACTCAGCCAGTACGCAGAGGAACATTGGGTGGTCCTGTTGCCATATGTACAAGGCTTGGTTGGGTACTGCAAGGCCCAATGTGTCCGATTCAGCCCCCTAGAGGTCAACAACAATGCCTGCACATTATGACATCTCCGCCACGTGATGAGCTATATCAGCATGTGGAGCGCTTATGGCAAATTGATACCTTGCCATACAACGAAAAGCTGATCACAAGATCAAAGCAGGACCAACACTGCTACAACCTCTTACAGTCGGCTACGGTCAGAGTGAACGTGGACAGTGTTCAGCGGTATGCTACCCCATTGCTAAGGCGTACTCCTATCACCTTGCTCCGTACAGGCAAAGAGGCTGTGCTCCCCAGTCTCAGAAACATTGAGAGGAAGCTGGCCAAGAACCCTGAGCAAGCTCAGACCTACTGCTCCGAAATCCAAAAGCTTGAATCAGCAGGGTACATTGCGAAAATATCTTCAGAAGAGGCAGACAGGTCAACAGAGTCCTGGTTCATTCCGCACCATATGGTGCATCATAACGGGAAAGATCGAATAGTCTTCAACTGTTCCTTCCAGTACCATGGTCAAAGCTTGAATGAACAACTCCTTCCTGGGCCAACACTGGGGCCATCTTTGCTAGGCGTCATACTGAGGTTCAGACAACATGCCATTGCAGTGAGTGGGGACATCAAGGGCATGTTCCACCAGGTACGTCTGTTAGCCGGTGACAAGTCAGTACTGCGATTCATATGGAGGAACATGGATAGGGAAGCTGACCCAGACATCTACGAGTGGCAGGTACTTCCCTTTGGTACGACCTGCAGCCCGTGTTGCGCCATTTATGCCCTTCAGTTTCATGCCCAGGAACACAAAGACACCATGGCTGGCTTAGTTGACATTGTGGAGAACTCGTTTTATGTCGACAACTGCCTTCACAGTACTACAGACCAGGGTGAGGCCAAAGCCATAATAGATGGACTGCGTCAGTCTTTGCTAAAGGGAGGCTTCGAGATCAGACAATGGGCATGCAATATCCCATCAGTTCTCAGGCACCTTCCATCAGAAGCCAGGTCAGCTAGTAGCGAGTGCTGGTTGTCTCAGAGTAGCACAGACATGCAAGAACCTACCCTTGGCCTACAATGGAATTGCCTTGACGACACCCTTGGGTATAAGAACCGCTTAGCAGAGCCTGTTCAGCCCACTATGAGAAACCTTTATAAGACATTGGCAAGCCAATACGACCCACTGGGATTTATCATCCCATTCACCACCAGGGCTAAGACTCTTATCCAGGATCTCTGGAAACAAAACCTCAGCTGGGATGACCCTATCGAACCCCTATATCTGCGTGAGAAATGGTCAATGTGGGTTGCAGAGCTTTCCAGTATCACCGAACTACAATTCCCTCGGCATTATGCGTTTGGCGGCGATGACACTCCTTCCACGGTTAGGGAGTTACATGTCTTTTGTGACGCTTCAGAGAGGGTATATGGGTCCGTGGCCTACCTTCGCAGCACAGATGAGAGTGAGAAGGTCCATATTGCCTTTGTCCTGGCTCGATCCAGAGTGGCTCCCCGTAAATGTCTATCTATGCCCCGCTTAGAGTTGTGCGCTGCACTTTCTGGAGCTCAGCTGGCCAAAGTGATACAGACTGAACTTACCATTCCCATTCATCAAGTCACATATTGGACAGATTCCACTACTGTGTTGCATTGGTTGATATCGGAGTCATGCAGATACAAGGTCTTTGTGGGGTCTAGAGTAGCCGAGATTCAGACTTTAACAGATGTTACCAGGTGGAGGTATGTTGACTCTGCTCGAAATCCAGCCGACCATATCACCCGAGGTCTCACATTGGCAACGTTAGCAGGACCACACCAGTGGAGATCTGGGCCATCCTTCCTAACTGAATCACAAGATATGTGGCCGCTGACACCCAACACAGATATTGAACCTGACCTGTGTGAGATGAAAAGAGCATCCTTCATGGGAGCAATTACTGTCATTCGCCATTCAGTACCTTCAGACCTCAGTCAATTCAGAACTTGGAAGGAGCTAGTTCAAGTTACTGTCGAGTCCGCCGAAGGGGCGGCCAACACTGACACACCTTGTGAAGCCTCAAAGTACATACAGGCAGAGAAGCTCCTCTTAGCACAGGCACAGCTTGATTCATTCCCGGACGAATTCAGAGCCTTGAAGGCTGGACAGTCCATTCCACCAGACAGCCGCCTGAGTTCTCTTGCCCCAGAGTACGATAAGGACACTGAGCTTATCCGGGTAGGTGGGCGACTTCGCCGTGCTGAAACCCTAGATTCAGAGATCATTCACCCAATTGTCTTAGATCCCCAACATCATATCACAAAGCTACTCATCCAAGATGTGGATCAACAGCTCCATCATCCTGGTGCAGAGCGAGTTCTGGCTGAGCTACGCCGTAGATACTGGGTGCTTAGAGGCCGCGAAGCTGTACGCAAACACCAACATTCATGTCAGGACTGCCAGTTTTGGCGTGCTAAGCCACAGACCCCACAGATGGCGGATCTTCCTCCCTGTCGGCTACGTCTCTTCAAGCCACCATTCTACTCCACCGGCACAGACTGCTTCGGTCCATTTCATGTAAAAATAGGACGTCGTCAGGAAAAGAGATGGGGGATCTTATACAAGTGCTTAACAACCAGATGTTTACATCTCGATCTCCTTGAACACCTGGACACAGATGCCTTTCTCCTTTCTTTGCGACGTTTCATAGCCCGACGAGGAAAGCCTTTTGAGATACTCTGTGACAATGGCACTAACTTTACTGGAGGTGATCACGAGTTGAAGGACACCTTTAGTCGAATGGCTCCTGAACTTCAGGTACAGCTGGCCAAACAGCAGATCCAGTTTCGCTTTAACCCACCTAGCGCACCGCACTTCGGTGGAACATGGGAACGAGAAGTGAAATCCATTAAGACAGCCTTGCGAGTCATTCTTCGGGAACAATCTGTGCCTGAACCTGTCATGCAAACATTGCTAGTGGAGGTTGAAGGCATACTCAACTCCAAGCCACTTGGCTATGTCTCATCGGACATTGCAGACCTGGATCCTGTGACTCCCAACCTGTTACTCATGGGACGTCATGATGCTTCATTGCCGCAAGTCCTTTATGACTCCAACGAACTCTTGGGGAAACGCAGGTGGCGACATAGCCAGGTATTGGCCGATCAGTTCTGGAGTGCTTTCATCCGCTGCTACTTACCAGAACTACAAGGTAGACCGAAATGGAGAACGGATGGCAAAGAGATAGCAGTGGGACAAGTGGTACTGCTAATCGATCATCAACTCCCACGAGCTTTGTGGCCTGTGGGTACTGTAACAGAGACCTATGCAGGAGCTGATGGGAGAATTCGGACAGCCAAAGTCCAAGTAAGAGACAAGATGTACACACGCCCTGTCGTGAAACTAATACAACTTCCCCAAATGACAGATGATACAGATTCTTCGAACGGCCTTTCTTAAGGAATACAATTATCCTGACTGATAATTGGGGGCGGCTGTGTGAGAAAGACCGTCCCGGAACAGAAAATCTGTAGCGCGTTCTGACGGACTGATATCAGAGTTGCCACTTCCTGTAGACTGATCTGACGACAGCTCCACCTGTGTGCTCCTGACATTGTTCAATGTTGTGCGTTCATGCAACTAATGTGAGTAATCATGTGAAAGAATGTTTAGTATACACTTTGTAGCTGTTATTATGAAGGTCAGATGTTTAGTGAATTATTGTGATTATGCAAATGACGATCGCGGGCGTGATCGCGGATTGACGCTAATCCGATTAGCCGCGTTAGGATGATCATGCAGTTTGTTATATGCTGCATCATGCCGTATATTGATGTTTATATTGCTATATAATGTATAACAACAGCTAACATTCGAGTATTCATTGTGATGACTGTTTACCCATTTATTATTACTTTGTGAGGTATTTTGTAGTGAATATGTAAAGACATATTGTATTCATAttgtttactttattatttgtttacagACCACAACATTACATTCCATTATGTTTCTACCATCCTCACATTGTAAATGGATGTCACTGACTGCCTGACAAATGTTATTAAAGAGAAGTTTGAAGAGGATATCATTCTCCCGTGCCTGATTCTCTTACCGGAATCACTGTCCATAATTGTCCGTCAGCAGAACTGAAAATTAATTAAGGTTGCTAAAGGTGCTACCCCGCAACACACATACTAGAAGTATTTCGATTCAGGACGAATAAATGAAACATCACAAGTAGTGCTTGATTTGCACTGCAAGTTCACTTCAAGTGCAATTCAATCGGGCCAAGGATATAACCCAGGGGGACACCCTGTCCTAATCATACATTATTTTAACAAAATCCCcaaccataataataataataataataataataggtaaAGCATCTCAAACATGCGTATGCCCCATTTATTCTCTGGCTAGTTTGACTTTTTCTTTTCAGAGCTTCTCTCAACATGTCGACGGACATCAAACGCCGCTCTCAGATGGGGAGAAATCGTAAAACGAGCCACATGAAAGACGGCAAACAACtcgaaatatattttctaaaaagAGAGCGTCCTCGTGGCTGACAGAGATGTCGTTCACTAGACACTTAGACGTTAACTATATTAGCGTGGGCAAATTACAAGCATGCCACCATGTGAGGAATCAAAGCCCCTGTGTTTGAGTCATGAGACGCCCTGATCTCGTTGTTTTGGTCAAGTGAACCTATCTGAGGTGAATTCATTCCAAAGATAAAGCTATCCCAAACATACTGACGCTACCGTCTGAGgcgctatctatctatctatctatctatctatctatctatctatctatctatctatctatctatctatctatctatctatctatccatccatccatcatccatcatctatccatccatcatctatctatccatccatccatccatccatccatccatcaactatctatctatctatctatctatctatctatctatctatctatctatctatctatctatctatctatctatctatctatccatcatccatcatctatccatccatcatctatctatccatccatccatccatccatccatccatcaactatctatctatctatctatctatctatctatctatctatctatctatctatctatctatctatctatctatctatccatctatccatctatctatctatccatctatctatcatctatctatccatcttctatctatctatctatctatctatctatctatctatctatctatctatctatctatctatctatctatctatctatccatccatcatccatcatctatccatccatcatctatctatccatccatccatccatccatccatccatccatccatccatccatccatctatctatctatccatctatccatcatctatctatctatctatctatctatctatctatctatctatctatctatctatctatctatctatctatctatccatccatcatctatcactctatcactctatcactctatcactctatctatctatctatctatccatccatcatccatccatccatccatccatccatccatccatccatcaactatctatctatctatctatctatctatctatctatctatctatctatctatctatctatctatctatctatctatctatccatccatcatccatcatctatccatccatcatctatctatccatccatccatccatccatccatccatccatccatccatccatccatccatcatctatctatctatctatctatctatctatctatctatctatctatctatctatctatctatctatccatccatcatccatcatctatccatccatcatctatccatccatccatccatccatccatccatccatccatccatccatccatcatctatctatctatctatctatctatctatctatctatctatctatctatctatctatccatccatcatctatcactctatcactctatcactctatctatctatctatctatctatctatctatctatctatctatctatctatctatctatctatctatccatccatcatccatccatccatccatccatccatccatcaactatctatctatctatctatctatctatctatctatctatctatctatctatccatccatcatccatcatctatccatccatcatctatctatccatccatccatccatccatccatccatccatcaactatctatctatctatctatctatctatctatctatctatctatctatctatctatctatctatctatccatccatcatccatcatctatccatccatcatctatccatccatccatccatccatccatccatccatccatccatccatccatccatccatccatccatccatccatccatctatctatctatctatctatctatctatctatccatccatccatccatccatccatccatccatccatccatccatccatccatccatccatccatccatccatacatccatccatctatatatatatacacagtcgaggtcaaaattgttggtacccctggtaaatatgatcaaatatggctgtataaaataaatctgcattgtttatccttttgatctttttttttttttttaaatcacaaaaatctAACTCTTTCATTAAAGTAAAAGAATTGAAAATGAGGGGTAACtcacattatgaaattaatgcttttctccaaaacacgttggccacaattgttggtaccTTTTTAtgaaatactttttgcaacctcctttccccaagataacagctctgagtcttcttctataatgcctgatgagtttggagatcagagaccattcctccatcCTGAAGCTCTCCAGATCCGTCAGATTCCCAGATCCATGCTGgagcttcttctcttcagttcagccacacatcttctatagggttcaggtcaggaaacTGGGACGGTCATGGCAGAGGtgtcattttgtgctcagtgacacatttgtgtgttgattttgatgtttgttttggatcgttgtcctgatgggagatccaaccacggcccattattagatttctagcagaatccatcaggttcatcttttggtatttgctaaaatccatgataccatgtatctgcaacaagatgtccaggacctccagtaaaaaaataggcccacaacattaaagatccagtggtatttttagccgtgggcatggggtactttttatccctgtttgcaccaaacccttcaggtagatttgctgccaaaagCTATTGTATAGTTTCATcctgaccacagaaccaggtcccttttgactttccagtcgtgtctgacaactgaatgtgctggagtttgtttctggatgagcgaggaggatttttcttgaatgcctcccaaacaacatgtggtgatataggggttgctttatttttattttttaggctttctgaccccaagactcaactaatctctgcgatTCTCGCAATCTGTGATCTCGGAGAGTCTCTGTGCACTCAAACGTTCCTCCTCGCCGTGCATTCGGACGATAGACACACACGTCCTCTTTCAGGCAGATTCgtaacatctttagttaaatggagcttcttaagtattgccctgatggtggaaaggagattttcaatgctttagctattttcctacagcctctttctattttgtgaagctcaatcttttgctgcacatcagaactatattctttggcTTCACTCGTTATGataaatgattaagggaattagGCTTTTATGCCTCCATATATTTAAACTCCTGCGAAACGACACATCCtagctggacaatttcatgttccttgtcaccttggtgtgctaaaaaatgtaaatattaatgtaaatatacttcagagatatgtTACTCTTTTAAAATtctaggggtaccaacaattgtggccaatgtgttttagagaaaagcatttatttcataatgtgaattttaaaacactcatttaataattaatataaaaccATCTATTTTAatgcttattgcttacattAAATCATTTATACCAATTTTATATTACTTATTACAtttagaatatattttaatattttaaaaaattatgagtactactatttaaaatactaaaatataaatattataatattttataatttataaatacaattatatatatatatatatatatatatatatatatatatatatatatatatatatatatatatatatatatatatatatatatatatatatataaacattttaccacttatattaatttatattttaataatattaaataattcacATATTAATAAGTAAGTACTaccatttataatatttaaatatacatatttataaaaatatataatatctaatattatttaataattagaacatgaaataaaaattgACTGGCACCAAATGCAGGGACACACAGTTTGAGGTATTGaggtaataatgtgtgtgttgaggCTCTGACGCAAACAAAACCCAGAAGACACACTTCCATACAGCATTAAAACACAACACCAGGCTACCAGCGTCTCCGAACACCTGATCAAACGTCCAGGTCCTATTCTGTGGACACGTTTATTCTCAACGCACTGCCATTTCTATTCCCACtcattatttttcttcttttctgcGGATATGAgtgcatcacacacactcacacactcgcctCCTCATTTCACAGCGACCGGAACTCCCCGCCAGCACACACGCTGTCGCCTGCACACGcatgaacaacaacaacacacacacacacacacacacacacacacacaagatcaTTCCCTCATCTTACAGTCCACACAAACCGGACCATCGGGTCATATGGCCTCTGTTTCGTGGCGCTCACGAATCGGTCTGAGAATATCATGACGCACACACAGATTGCTGCCACTAATCTGGGGTCTCGTTTGGTTTTAAAGCAATAAACGCCACGAATCTCATGTTCTCTGGAGCAGGAACTATTAGATACAATTGTGCTTATTTAAAACCTTTCAGCAGAGTCGGACAGTAATggagtacatttacttgaacaaagtacttaaagggttagttcacccaaaaatgaaatgtctgtcattaactcctccccctaatgtcgctccacacccgtaagacctccgttcatcttcacacacagtttaagatattttatatttagtctgagagcgtatgcgagtgtatgcacactatactgtccatgtccagaaagggaataaaaacatcatcacagtagtccatatgagacatcagtgggttaattagagtctcttgaagcatccaaaatacatttgggtccaaaaataacaaaaactacgactttattcagcattggcttctcttccgcgtttgtgttcaatcctcaaataaagattcaaacggttatgaatcagcgaatcgattcactgattattaaccgtttgaatctttctCTTTCAGTGACATCTGattgtagtacttttacttaaaggaagtgtatggccaaaactggtactgcaatcactatccctctccccctgactcgaggttgccagattggctgcaggttcagcaggaacgtttgtagatatatagatatatatagatatccataataaaggctagatgtctcgtgtgcgctgttggccaatggaggtcgcccTCCGTaactggcggccatcttgtcacaggcagctcgctcactcgtaacagtgtgttttaatgctgcatgtacttttaaataaccatcaCTTGCTCAagtttcgtttgttataaacgtcagagatgtagttatgacactacatacttatgaataattataaccatggacttcaatatgaaagtaacattgaacagaacagacaggtgcaatgaatatacacacacacaaggtatttatgttaaataaatatataggctactaaaactgtgtaccgaatggcaacatgagaaaattagatacacacacacacacacacacacacacacacacacacacacacacacagctctgaaTTTCCCCCCCAGAGCTAGCTATAGCTTATATATACACTTTTATAATAGgaatatcactattataataaaataatttgtattttttaaaaaatttaaacaaaaaaaaaaaccatgcaaactaagtttattttaactagacaaaagattggttgtcataaaatgGTTATTGGTGTCATTaaacctatataattgaacagctcgattgtggtctcgTTCACGTAAGTTAGCCgtgatacacaagctgcacgattaagtcgtttatcgaaaccaaaagctgcaatttcaacgtgttaacGCATCCAGATGTGTAGTCAagttaataacgtttgtaagaaaccaaaccatttgtaaatccgtcaagatttcagcgagataagagtatttatgttcgtacagatcactcatcttacatcaggttccacagagccggacagaaagcctgcctgtgacaagatggccgccggtgatgacgatggtgactccgccgtaagacatctagcctttactatggatatctatggatctccagctgtggtaactagagcagatctggcaacctttTTATCcctctcatatatatatatggctttACAATGTTATGTGCAagtttatatagttcatataaAAGGTCCATTTATGGTTTATAATCGTATTGTCTGTTACCGGCCTCCTAATGTTCAAATGAAACATTTTCCAAAGTATCAAGGCCCTTTTTAAAGGGGAAAACCTCCTCTTTGCACCCTTTTCGTGGAGAGCGCCTGCTGCGTTTgcgtattgattcattattTAGGAAAACCTCCAGGCCGGCTTTAATTAGGAGGTGACAGAACATCGGATCGCTTCTGATAATTGAGTGTGCGTCGGCCGGATGAATGTGGCTTTGGACATggcctgaggacacacacacacacacacacacacacacacagataaacgGGACAAAAACAGCCATTGTTCACTGGTCACTGTAATAAGCCCATGGGAGAGTGGGATCTATTCCTCTGCCACTGCACATATATATCACCGACCGACACACACCACCGACTTACACACACAGGCACAATGCGAACCCAAACGTCATGCCGTTACCGTCTAACACACTCATTTGGGACAGATCTCCAAGCACGTCCAGAATTCACTGCAATGTGCCGGAGGAAGAAAATAAACAGAACATTTAGAAACAAATGTTGAGCAATACTGAACACTGGACCGCAGCAATTAAAACACAACGTTATGTTTGAGTATGTATTGTGGATGAACAAAATTCTCTGTAATTTAAGAACTTACTCGGTTAAAATACCAAAAATAAACAGCTTGTTATTAATGAATGCAAAccaattattatatatatatatatatatatatatatatatatatatatataaaattaaaggtgcactatgcaactttccgtccactggagggcgcctattctaaacacatgcgtagtttgatgacgtcaAGTGTGagtgcagcatcttgggacatgtggtcttcacctcacagccgatggaaaataggacacgggcagaaatcacgttcatggatgcggttattaacgttactatagtgtgaagcagagcaggaccaagtgttgaggagctgagcacagctgctggagcgattgttaaacacacacacggctcgcgaacaccgggacttttattatgacgagacgggacacattcgctgGGCGCATGCACTGATCcactcttccggttatgattatgaggtaacgcagctctgtttatcatattagatacatttaagtgtgtttaaaacgatgttatgacgttactccgcgcgttcacttgttcacactgctaagagtaaagcgctcctgccaaataaaagccgaaaccgagggtagcgcagatatgacgcgattgacaggcgactccctcaaacgctatgctgacacgtcccggtcatcggttaaaatagcaatttactcacaatttacaaatagttggaaacatctgggatattgtaggta
This genomic window contains:
- the LOC137039382 gene encoding uncharacterized protein; this translates as MPQPGTELLMAAAYGIPRPTLPVFESGTESDFALLKLALDNLLSYHTHISEQYKYQVLLSHLKFASAQQLAKAYMHHPQPYTAALQALQEKYGQPRQLVQSELGAIMNTPPLRMGDTNAFDSFALSVQSLVGMLRTLEGQNGYELMCGSHVDRLLGKMPPAYRDSFVEYCLSHSILQTGTDRTYTLPDLASWLQTKSQAKRISSRAAAVFQSDTAKSSGKSKATPYHRERSTPVLLTSEKSVKPSEIAQVKAIPKPYCPHCDNRDHYLNSCDKFKRLTTTQIVTWITEGKRCWKCGRNHSVDSCNLKRPCKVCKELHLTVLHDSVKDASRAVLMVSLPSTQIYLDRPNRSQKVMLKVVKVLLHSGGQTMEAHAVLDDGSERTIILPSVIQQLGLCGDAEVLPLQTIQQSHTKLEGSTVTLEISPITKPTERYIIRNAFTASGLCLAEHNYPVAALQKAYRHLKGLPLQPVDRVKPLLLIGSDMPHLLTPTQPVRRGTLGGPVAICTRLGWVLQGPMCPIQPPRGQQQCLHIMTSPPRDELYQHVERLWQIDTLPYNEKLITRSKQDQHCYNLLQSATVRVNVDSVQRYATPLLRRTPITLLRTGKEAVLPSLRNIERKLAKNPEQAQTYCSEIQKLESAGYIAKISSEEADRSTESWFIPHHMVHHNGKDRIVFNCSFQYHGQSLNEQLLPGPTLGPSLLGVILRFRQHAIAVSGDIKGMFHQVRLLAGDKSVLRFIWRNMDREADPDIYEWQVLPFGTTCSPCCAIYALQFHAQEHKDTMAGLVDIVENSFYVDNCLHSTTDQGEAKAIIDGLRQSLLKGGFEIRQWACNIPSVLRHLPSEARSASSECWLSQSSTDMQEPTLGLQWNCLDDTLGYKNRLAEPVQPTMRNLYKTLASQYDPLGFIIPFTTRAKTLIQDLWKQNLSWDDPIEPLYLREKWSMWVAELSSITELQFPRHYAFGGDDTPSTVRELHVFCDASERVYGSVAYLRSTDESEKVHIAFVLARSRVAPRKCLSMPRLELCAALSGAQLAKVIQTELTIPIHQVTYWTDSTTVLHWLISESCRYKVFVGSRVAEIQTLTDVTRWRYVDSARNPADHITRGLTLATLAGPHQWRSGPSFLTESQDMWPLTPNTDIEPDLCEMKRASFMGAITVIRHSVPSDLSQFRTWKELVQVTVESAEGAANTDTPCEASKYIQAEKLLLAQAQLDSFPDEFRALKAGQSIPPDSRLSSLAPEYDKDTELIRVGGRLRRAETLDSEIIHPIVLDPQHHITKLLIQDVDQQLHHPGAERVLAELRRRYWVLRGREAVRKHQHSCQDCQFWRAKPQTPQMADLPPCRLRLFKPPFYSTGTDCFGPFHVKIGRRQEKRWGILYKCLTTRCLHLDLLEHLDTDAFLLSLRRFIARRGKPFEILCDNGTNFTGGDHELKDTFSRMAPELQVQLAKQQIQFRFNPPSAPHFGGTWEREVKSIKTALRVILREQSVPEPVMQTLLVEVEGILNSKPLGYVSSDIADLDPVTPNLLLMGRHDASLPQVLYDSNELLGKRRWRHSQVLADQFWSAFIRCYLPELQGRPKWRTDGKEIAVGQVVLLIDHQLPRALWPVGTVTETYAGADGRIRTAKVQVRDKMYTRPVVKLIQLPQMTDDTDSSNGLS